One window of the Colletotrichum destructivum chromosome 4, complete sequence genome contains the following:
- a CDS encoding Putative ATPase, AAA-type, core, P-loop containing nucleoside triphosphate hydrolase → MSHPPMPRHDIWSPDAFRNPAFVPPSAAASLPRRTHPHISAPPPPPPPSRLTPLKSEPGNGGGGGDGVTKEFFKHSSAKRVNTDAVITKALKEQYPHLELVVVPEMLGYGNDCNLLGFAQAGNATFEPIEDVGGALPSSLEWLVYLPPARRLDGDRGGLANAPIYGKYLYKWQGHEFIVYLVDGRDGTGAYPPIKNYYVLAADSYYADQLVLAAGKWSSDLHEEVWVYDEGYWQKSRELFESIRNASWDSVILDEDMKQALVEDHLSFFNSRDTYQNLRVPWKRGLIYYGPPGNGKTISIKATMNMLYGRGIPTLYVRTLVSYMGPEYSIKQIFGKAREYAPCYLVLEDLDTIISEGVRSYFLNEMDGLKSNDGIFIIGSTNHLDRLDPGIAKRPSRFDRKYLFPDPNLEQRVAYCHFWQKKLRSNKDIEFPDKLCDAVAGITDKFSFAYIQEAFVAALLAIARQSDGSSSGKKRESARPALTEQLDDDWLGVVDASGDEDLKKLVLWVEIKKQIEILREGMEQETATSA, encoded by the exons ATGTCCCATCCACCCATGCCTCGTCACGACATCTGGAGCCCGGACGCGTTCCGGAACCCGGCGTTCGTGCCCCCATCGGCCGCGGCAAGCCTCCCCCGCCGCACGCATCCTCACATCAGcgcacctcctcctcctccgcctccctcCCGTCTTACACCTCTTAAGTCGGAgcccggcaacggcggcggcggcggtgatggcgtCACCAAGGAGTTCTTTAAGCACAGCAGCGCGAAGCGCGTCAACACGGACGCCGTCATCACAAAGGCCCTCAAGGAACAGTACCCgcacctcgagctcgtcgtggTGCCCGAGATGCTCGGCTACGgcaacgactgcaacctcctcggcttcgcccagGCCGGCAACGCCACCTTCGAGCCCATCGAGGACGTGGGCGGCGCGCTGCCCTCGTCGCTCGAGTGGCTCGTCTACctgccgcccgcccgccgcctggACGGCGaccgcggcggcctcgccaaCGCGCCCATCTACGGCAAATACCTGTACAAGTGGCAGGGCCACGAGTTCATCGTctacctcgtcgacggccgcgacggcaccggcgcGTACCCGCCCATCAAGAACTACTacgtcctggccgccgactCGTACTACGCCGACCAGCTcgtgctcgccgccggcaagtGGAGCAGCGACCTGCACGAGGAGGTCTGGGTCTACGACGAGGGCTACTGGCAGAAGAGCCGCGAGCTGTTCGAGAGCATCCGCAACGCCTCCTGGGACAgcgtcatcctcgacgaaGACATGAagcaggccctcgtcgaggaccaCCTGTCCTTCTTCAACTCGCGCGACACGTACCAGAACCTGCGCGTGCCGTGGAAGCGCGGCCTCATCTACTACGGCCCGCCGGGCAACGGCAAGACCATCTCCATCAAGGCCACCATGAACATGCTGTACGGCCGCGGCATCCCGACCCTGTACGTGCGGACCCTGGTGTCGTACATGGGGCCCGAGTACTCCATCAAGCAGATCTTTGGCAAGGCCCGCGAGTACGCCCCCTGCTATCTCGTGCTGGAGGACCTTGACACCATCATCTCGGAGGGCGTCCGGAGTTACTTCCTCAACGAGATGGACGGCCTCAAGTCCAACGAcggcatcttcatcatcggcagCACGAACCACCTTGACCGCCTCGACCCGGGCATTGCT AAACGCCCGTCGCGCTTCGACCGCAAGTACCTCTTCCCGGACCCCAACCTCGAGCAGCGCGTCGCCTACTGCCACTTctggcagaagaagctgcGGTCCAACAAGGACATCGAGTTCCCCGACAAGCTATGCGACGCCGTGGCCGGCATCACGGACAAGTTCAGCTTCGCCTACATCCAGGaggccttcgtcgccgccctgctcgcTATCGCGCGCCAGTcggacggcagcagcagcggcaagaAGCGCGAGAGCGCCCGGCCGGCGCTGacggagcagctcgacgacgactggctcggcgtcgtggacgcGTCCGGGGACGAGGACTTGAAGAAGCTGGTGCTGTGGGTCGAGATCAAGAAGCAGATCGAGATCCTGCGCGAGGGCATGGAGCAGGAGACGGCCACGTCGGCGTGA